A genome region from Brachymonas denitrificans includes the following:
- the gorA gene encoding glutathione-disulfide reductase yields the protein MPHDYDLITIGAGSGGVAASRRAAALGARVLIAEASRVGGTCVIRGCVPKKLMMYAAGFADQLQDARGYGWDFGEASFDMGRWAATKAKEIDRLEGIYSTMLANAKVELVRGHARIVAPHTVEINGQRHTAERILIAAGGASSSHAIPGLEHAMDSSALLDLQSVPDSLLVIGGGFIALEFASIMARLGAQVHLAYRNELPLRGFDHDLRVRVAGALQQAGVTLHAGVGLERLERDGDGFVLHRADGSSVRAAAALNATGRHPNVQDLGLESVGVQLNQKGAIEVDAFSKTSADHIWAVGDVTDRVNLTPVAIAEGRAFAETEFGNHPRQIDHSLVASAVFTLPPIGTVGLTEEEAAKQGPVDVYVSDFRPMKDAFVDGHTRSYMKLLADANTGKVLGLHMIGADAPEIIQSLAVAVTCGATKADFDRTIALHPSAAEEFVLMREPARRVGA from the coding sequence ATGCCCCATGACTACGACCTGATTACCATCGGCGCCGGCTCCGGCGGTGTTGCCGCTTCCCGCCGTGCAGCTGCCCTCGGCGCCCGCGTGCTGATTGCCGAGGCCAGCCGCGTGGGCGGCACCTGCGTGATTCGCGGCTGCGTGCCCAAGAAGCTGATGATGTACGCCGCCGGCTTTGCCGACCAGCTGCAGGACGCGCGCGGCTACGGCTGGGACTTTGGCGAGGCCAGCTTCGACATGGGCCGCTGGGCCGCCACCAAGGCGAAGGAAATCGACCGGCTGGAAGGCATTTACAGCACCATGCTGGCCAATGCCAAGGTGGAATTGGTGCGCGGCCATGCGCGCATCGTGGCACCGCATACGGTGGAGATCAACGGCCAGCGCCACACGGCCGAACGCATCCTGATCGCGGCCGGCGGCGCCTCATCCAGCCATGCGATTCCCGGTCTGGAGCATGCCATGGACTCCAGCGCCCTGCTGGACCTGCAGAGCGTGCCGGACAGCCTGCTGGTCATCGGCGGCGGCTTCATCGCGCTGGAGTTTGCCAGCATCATGGCGCGTCTGGGCGCGCAGGTGCACCTGGCCTATCGCAACGAATTGCCGCTGCGCGGCTTCGACCACGACCTGCGCGTGCGCGTGGCCGGTGCCCTGCAGCAGGCCGGCGTGACGCTGCATGCCGGCGTCGGCCTGGAGCGCCTGGAGCGCGATGGCGACGGCTTCGTGCTGCACCGCGCCGATGGCAGCAGCGTGCGCGCGGCCGCCGCACTCAACGCCACCGGCCGCCACCCGAACGTGCAGGACCTGGGCCTGGAATCGGTCGGCGTACAGCTCAACCAGAAAGGCGCCATCGAGGTCGATGCCTTCAGCAAGACCAGCGCCGACCATATCTGGGCCGTGGGCGACGTGACCGACCGCGTCAACCTCACCCCGGTGGCGATTGCCGAAGGCCGCGCCTTTGCCGAAACCGAGTTCGGCAACCATCCGCGCCAGATCGACCACAGCCTGGTCGCCAGCGCCGTGTTCACCCTGCCCCCGATCGGCACCGTCGGACTGACGGAGGAAGAAGCGGCCAAGCAGGGCCCGGTGGATGTCTACGTGAGCGATTTCCGCCCGATGAAGGACGCCTTCGTCGACGGTCACACGCGCAGCTACATGAAGCTGCTCGCTGACGCGAACACCGGCAAGGTGCTGGGCCTGCACATGATAGGGGCCGATGCCCCCGAGATCATCCAGAGCCTGGCCGTCGCCGTCACCTGCGGCGCCACCAAGGCCGACTTCGACCGCACCATTGCACTGCATCCGAGCGCTGCGGAAGAATTCGTGCTGATGCGCGAACCGGCACGGCGCGTAGGCGCATAA
- a CDS encoding ExbD/TolR family protein, translating into MSLGRFDTSSRDKPMSEINMTPLVDVMLVLVAILIITAPLLASRIALDLPKADGTTQAQPQVAALRIALQADGALFLDDQPLSREALAQRLQQAAQANPETEVQLRADASVPYGQVVQVMGVAQQAGLNRIGFVALPQQQK; encoded by the coding sequence ATGTCCCTGGGCCGCTTCGACACTTCCAGCCGCGACAAGCCGATGAGCGAGATCAACATGACGCCGCTGGTGGACGTGATGCTGGTGCTGGTGGCCATTCTGATCATTACTGCGCCGCTGCTGGCCAGCCGCATTGCGCTGGACTTGCCCAAAGCCGATGGCACCACGCAGGCGCAGCCGCAGGTCGCGGCCTTGCGCATTGCCTTGCAGGCTGATGGAGCGCTTTTTCTGGATGACCAGCCCCTGAGCCGCGAGGCCTTGGCGCAGCGCCTGCAGCAGGCCGCCCAGGCCAATCCCGAGACGGAGGTGCAGCTGCGCGCTGACGCCAGCGTGCCCTACGGGCAGGTGGTGCAGGTGATGGGAGTCGCGCAACAAGCAGGGCTGAACCGGATTGGCTTTGTGGCGCTGCCGCAGCAGCAAAAATGA
- a CDS encoding LrgB family protein encodes MSDFVAFFTYLSSTPLFGLAATLSAYILAVTIYTRLNYNPWANPVLWSVVTLIALLLITKTPYPRYFSGAQFIHFLLGPAVVALAWPLWVRREVLARHARPLLLAAVIGGAVGSGAAVGMGWLLGLPPSVLLSLAPKAITAPVAMGIAQSIQGIPELAAVFVLTTGLIGAILGSYVFKLIGEHQWPVQGFAFGTQAHGFGTARALQLNAEAGAYAGLALGLQALLGSLLIPLIHTLFR; translated from the coding sequence ATGAGTGATTTCGTCGCCTTCTTCACCTATCTGTCGAGTACGCCGCTGTTCGGCCTGGCGGCCACGCTCAGCGCCTACATTCTCGCGGTGACCATCTACACCCGGCTCAACTACAACCCCTGGGCGAATCCGGTGCTGTGGTCGGTGGTCACGCTGATCGCCCTGCTGCTGATCACGAAAACCCCCTATCCGCGCTACTTTTCCGGCGCGCAGTTCATCCACTTCCTGCTCGGACCGGCCGTGGTCGCGCTGGCCTGGCCGCTGTGGGTGCGGCGCGAGGTACTGGCGCGCCATGCCCGGCCGCTGCTGCTGGCGGCGGTGATCGGCGGCGCGGTGGGATCGGGCGCTGCCGTCGGCATGGGCTGGTTGCTCGGCCTGCCGCCCTCGGTGTTGCTGTCGCTGGCACCCAAGGCCATCACGGCGCCGGTGGCCATGGGCATTGCGCAATCCATCCAGGGCATTCCCGAACTGGCCGCGGTTTTCGTGCTGACCACCGGCCTGATCGGCGCCATCCTCGGAAGCTATGTCTTCAAGCTGATCGGCGAACACCAGTGGCCGGTGCAGGGCTTTGCCTTCGGCACCCAGGCCCACGGCTTCGGCACCGCCCGGGCGCTGCAGCTCAATGCCGAGGCCGGCGCCTATGCCGGCCTGGCGCTGGGCCTGCAGGCCCTGCTCGGCTCGCTGCTCATCCCCCTGATCCACACCCTGTTCCGCTGA
- the dapB gene encoding 4-hydroxy-tetrahydrodipicolinate reductase yields MTPSDSPSYVAAVPHRVAIAGASGRMGHMLIEAVQAADDCVLSGALDHATSAALGLDASAFTGKLANVTITADLAQGLQGADALIDFTRPEGTMAHLAACRAAKVNLVIGTTGFSDAQKAQIAEAARDIAIVFAPNMSVGVNVTLKLLEMAAKALDTGYDIEVIEAHHRHKVDAPSGTALKMGEVIAEAIGRDLKECAVYERYGHTGERDPSTIGFSTIRGGDIVGDHTVLFAGTGERIEISHKSSNRAGYAQGSLRAVRFLAGKTSGLYDMFDVLGLEKTGRKA; encoded by the coding sequence ATGACTCCTTCCGATTCTCCTTCTTACGTGGCGGCTGTTCCGCATCGCGTGGCCATTGCCGGTGCCAGTGGCCGCATGGGCCACATGCTGATCGAGGCCGTGCAGGCGGCCGATGACTGCGTGCTCAGCGGTGCGCTCGACCACGCCACTTCCGCCGCGCTCGGCCTGGATGCCAGCGCCTTCACCGGCAAGCTGGCCAACGTGACCATCACGGCCGATCTGGCCCAGGGCCTGCAGGGAGCGGACGCGCTGATCGACTTCACCCGGCCGGAAGGCACCATGGCGCACCTGGCAGCCTGCCGCGCCGCCAAGGTGAACCTGGTGATCGGCACCACCGGCTTCAGCGACGCGCAGAAGGCGCAGATCGCCGAAGCGGCCAGGGACATCGCCATCGTATTCGCGCCCAACATGAGCGTGGGCGTGAACGTCACCCTCAAGCTGCTGGAAATGGCAGCCAAGGCGCTGGACACCGGCTATGACATCGAGGTGATCGAGGCGCACCACCGCCACAAGGTGGACGCTCCGAGCGGCACCGCGCTCAAGATGGGCGAGGTGATTGCCGAGGCCATCGGCCGCGACCTGAAGGAATGCGCGGTGTACGAGCGCTATGGCCACACCGGGGAGCGCGATCCGTCCACCATCGGTTTCTCCACCATCCGCGGGGGCGATATCGTGGGCGACCACACCGTGCTGTTTGCCGGCACCGGCGAGCGCATCGAGATCAGCCACAAATCCAGCAACCGTGCCGGCTATGCCCAGGGCAGCCTGCGCGCGGTGCGCTTCCTGGCCGGCAAGACCAGCGGCCTGTACGACATGTTCGACGTGCTGGGCCTGGAAAAGACCGGCCGCAAGGCATGA
- a CDS encoding type II toxin-antitoxin system RelE/ParE family toxin, translating to MPIVNFRCADTQALFETGKSRRFANLLAVAERKLVQLEAAVSLESLRAPPGNRLEVLQGDRAGQHSIRINGQWRVCFVWGPQGPQDVEIVDYH from the coding sequence ATGCCGATTGTCAATTTCCGATGCGCAGACACACAGGCCCTGTTCGAAACGGGAAAATCCAGACGTTTTGCCAACCTTCTTGCAGTGGCCGAACGAAAGCTGGTGCAACTGGAGGCAGCCGTTTCGCTTGAATCGCTGCGGGCACCCCCCGGCAACCGTCTTGAAGTCCTGCAGGGCGACCGCGCCGGACAGCACAGCATCCGCATCAACGGACAGTGGCGAGTCTGCTTCGTCTGGGGGCCGCAAGGTCCGCAGGACGTGGAAATTGTCGATTACCACTGA
- the fur gene encoding ferric iron uptake transcriptional regulator yields the protein MDSNIEEIKSTGLKATGPRLKILEIFQTTQQRHMSAEDVFRQLMTEGSDIGLATVYRVLTQFEQAGLLTRNSFDNGKAVYELNQGEHHDHLVCLDCGHVEEFFDPKIEQRQNVIARERGFELADHALSLYAHCRKADCPNAAEKKGS from the coding sequence ATGGACAGCAACATCGAAGAAATCAAGAGCACGGGCCTGAAAGCCACCGGGCCGCGCCTGAAGATCCTGGAGATCTTCCAGACCACCCAGCAGCGCCACATGAGCGCCGAGGACGTGTTCCGCCAGCTGATGACGGAAGGCTCCGACATCGGCCTGGCCACCGTGTACCGCGTGCTCACCCAATTCGAGCAGGCCGGCCTGCTCACGCGCAACAGCTTCGACAACGGCAAGGCCGTGTACGAACTCAACCAGGGCGAACACCACGACCATCTGGTCTGCCTCGACTGCGGCCATGTCGAGGAGTTCTTCGATCCCAAGATCGAGCAGCGCCAGAACGTGATTGCCCGCGAGCGCGGCTTCGAGCTGGCCGACCATGCGCTGAGCCTGTACGCCCACTGCCGCAAGGCAGACTGCCCCAACGCCGCCGAGAAGAAGGGCAGCTGA
- a CDS encoding outer membrane protein assembly factor BamE, whose protein sequence is MPAQNPARLPRRWLTAASAIALGTALLAGCAVYKPEVLQGNFVSREQVSVLQPGMSREQVRQVLGTPLLTDMFRANRWDYVFTAQHRKGVEPQKYAVAVFFEGDALARIEGAENLPSEAEFVERMSDGKVYKPRNLEASSDKLQSFTDSQKAKAKAKPQPELPAAPSTTSYPALPQ, encoded by the coding sequence ATGCCCGCACAAAACCCTGCACGCCTTCCCCGCCGCTGGCTCACCGCTGCCTCCGCCATTGCGCTGGGCACGGCCCTGCTGGCCGGGTGCGCTGTCTACAAACCCGAAGTGCTGCAGGGCAACTTCGTCTCGCGCGAGCAGGTTTCGGTGCTGCAGCCCGGCATGAGCCGCGAGCAGGTGCGCCAGGTGCTGGGCACTCCGCTGCTGACCGACATGTTCCGCGCCAACCGCTGGGATTACGTGTTTACCGCGCAGCACCGCAAGGGCGTGGAGCCGCAGAAATACGCCGTCGCCGTGTTCTTCGAGGGCGATGCCCTGGCCCGCATCGAGGGTGCCGAGAACCTGCCCAGCGAAGCCGAGTTTGTCGAGCGCATGAGCGACGGCAAGGTCTACAAGCCGCGCAACCTCGAGGCCTCGTCCGACAAGCTGCAGAGCTTCACCGACAGCCAGAAGGCCAAGGCCAAGGCCAAGCCGCAGCCCGAATTGCCGGCCGCACCGTCCACCACCAGCTATCCGGCCCTGCCGCAGTAA
- a CDS encoding HigA family addiction module antitoxin: protein MIKNGMRPIHPGEILREDYLKPLGMSANALARHLHVPASRINDIVLERRGISADTALRLTRFFGGDAQSWLNLQTMYDLRVAESASAAVIAREVAPLTA, encoded by the coding sequence ATGATCAAGAACGGCATGCGCCCCATCCATCCCGGCGAAATCCTGCGCGAAGACTATCTCAAGCCGCTGGGCATGAGTGCCAACGCCCTGGCGCGCCATCTGCATGTGCCGGCCAGCCGCATCAATGACATCGTGCTGGAACGCCGCGGCATCAGCGCCGACACCGCCCTGCGCCTGACGCGATTTTTTGGCGGCGATGCGCAAAGCTGGCTCAATCTGCAGACCATGTACGACCTGCGTGTGGCCGAATCCGCCAGTGCCGCAGTTATCGCACGCGAAGTAGCCCCGCTGACCGCCTGA
- a CDS encoding CidA/LrgA family protein — MKGLQGFTILLILQGAGEMIARLLHLSLPAPVIGMILLLPCLAWKPLREPVQVCSEFLLSHLSLLFVPISVGVVSQLPLLQEYGARIALVLVLSTLLGLAATAWVLRLLLRPSAKASAENGHE, encoded by the coding sequence ATGAAAGGCCTGCAAGGCTTCACCATCCTGCTGATCCTGCAGGGCGCCGGCGAGATGATCGCGCGCCTGCTGCACCTGTCCCTGCCGGCGCCCGTGATCGGCATGATCCTGCTGCTGCCCTGCCTGGCCTGGAAGCCGCTGCGCGAACCGGTGCAGGTCTGCTCGGAATTCCTGCTGTCGCACCTCTCCCTGCTGTTCGTGCCGATCAGCGTGGGCGTGGTGAGCCAGCTGCCCCTGCTGCAGGAGTACGGGGCACGCATTGCGCTGGTGCTGGTGCTGTCCACGCTGCTGGGCCTGGCCGCCACCGCCTGGGTGCTGCGCCTGCTGCTGCGCCCGTCTGCCAAGGCCTCCGCGGAGAACGGCCATGAGTGA
- a CDS encoding TauD/TfdA family dioxygenase translates to MSLILTQPITGPSAWKAADLANSDAWVYRLSPEAIATLDAALVSVKARGLRFPDFGKADFPIESLAAEMRRWSEELENGLGFLVVRGLPAERYSDEDFQILTYGIGLHLGRPVRQNPRGDLLGNVEAVGDIKDKHTRVYETNLYLPYHTDPSDVVGLMCVRKAREGGLSSLVSTAAVYNQILAEHREHLGLYYKRWYMAHLCQPDPALTALFSYHEGKLSCRYLRQYIHLGHEIMGLPLSRVEIEALDVFDSVLNDPANRLDMMLEPGDLQLANNNAVLHSRTGFEDYEDPAQRRKLLRLWLEMPNARAHSPDFPGRNGFPEPEALQAA, encoded by the coding sequence ATGAGCCTGATCCTCACCCAACCCATCACCGGCCCCTCCGCCTGGAAAGCCGCCGACCTGGCCAACAGTGATGCCTGGGTCTACCGCCTGTCGCCCGAAGCCATCGCCACGCTCGACGCAGCGCTGGTCAGCGTCAAGGCCCGCGGCCTGCGTTTTCCGGATTTCGGCAAGGCCGACTTCCCGATCGAGTCGCTGGCGGCCGAGATGCGACGCTGGTCCGAGGAGCTGGAAAACGGCCTGGGCTTCCTGGTGGTGCGCGGCCTGCCGGCCGAGCGTTACAGCGACGAGGATTTCCAGATACTCACCTACGGCATCGGCCTGCACCTGGGCCGCCCGGTGCGCCAGAACCCGCGCGGCGACCTGCTCGGCAACGTCGAGGCCGTGGGCGATATCAAGGACAAGCACACGCGCGTCTACGAAACCAACCTCTATCTGCCCTACCACACCGATCCCTCGGACGTGGTCGGCCTGATGTGCGTGCGCAAGGCGCGCGAGGGCGGCCTGTCCAGCCTGGTCAGCACGGCGGCGGTGTACAACCAGATCCTGGCCGAGCACCGCGAGCATCTGGGCCTGTATTACAAGCGCTGGTACATGGCCCACCTGTGCCAGCCCGACCCGGCCCTGACCGCCCTGTTCAGCTACCACGAAGGCAAGCTGAGCTGCCGCTACCTGCGCCAGTACATCCACCTGGGCCACGAGATCATGGGCCTGCCGCTGTCGCGCGTCGAGATCGAGGCGCTGGACGTGTTCGATTCCGTGCTGAACGACCCGGCCAACCGGCTGGACATGATGCTGGAGCCGGGCGACCTGCAGCTGGCCAACAACAACGCCGTGCTGCACTCACGCACCGGTTTCGAGGATTACGAGGATCCGGCCCAGCGCCGCAAGCTGCTGCGCCTGTGGCTGGAAATGCCCAATGCGCGCGCGCATTCGCCGGATTTCCCCGGCCGCAACGGTTTTCCGGAGCCGGAAGCCTTGCAGGCGGCCTGA
- the glcE gene encoding glycolate oxidase subunit GlcE: protein MAQLPEPSLNALRDRILAAVADGATLRIRGGGSKDSLCPATPAAAPLDTRGHSGILSHEPGELVLTARAGTPLAEVEAALAQHGQALAFEPPRLGSSLAGTLGGAVASGLSGPARASAGALRDFVLGVQALNGKGEALTFGGQVMKNVAGYDISRLLAGSWGNLAVLTEISLKVLPLAPAEATLAFALPQQQALDLLHTWGAQPLPLDASRWQQLEHGPCLHLRLRGARAAVDAAVRMMTGQHGATLVQADAARDGWTACRDQLLDFFARPPQPDWGLWRLSVPQVTPAFAHVWPTLVEWHGGQRWLWAPCDARQATALHALADSAGGHAMLWQLPASHAGSGDIATASLPRQAPLPATLQRIHQGLKQAFDPHGVFADGQAF from the coding sequence ATGGCCCAGCTTCCCGAACCCTCCCTGAACGCGCTGCGCGATCGCATCCTGGCGGCCGTGGCCGATGGCGCCACCCTGCGCATCCGCGGCGGTGGCAGCAAGGACAGCCTGTGTCCGGCAACGCCCGCTGCCGCCCCGCTCGACACGCGCGGACACAGCGGCATCCTCAGCCATGAACCCGGCGAACTGGTGCTGACGGCACGCGCCGGCACCCCGCTCGCCGAGGTGGAAGCGGCGCTGGCGCAGCATGGGCAGGCTCTGGCCTTCGAGCCGCCCCGGCTGGGGAGCAGCCTCGCCGGTACGCTGGGCGGCGCTGTTGCCAGCGGCCTGAGCGGTCCGGCCCGCGCCAGTGCCGGCGCGCTGCGCGATTTCGTGCTGGGCGTGCAGGCGCTCAACGGCAAGGGCGAAGCACTCACCTTCGGCGGCCAGGTCATGAAGAACGTGGCCGGCTATGACATCAGCCGCCTGCTGGCCGGCTCCTGGGGCAATCTGGCCGTGCTGACCGAAATCTCCCTCAAGGTGCTGCCGCTGGCGCCGGCCGAGGCGACGCTGGCCTTTGCCCTGCCGCAACAGCAGGCGCTGGACCTGCTCCACACCTGGGGCGCGCAGCCGCTGCCGCTGGATGCCAGCCGCTGGCAACAGCTGGAACACGGCCCCTGCCTGCATCTGCGCCTGCGCGGTGCCCGCGCCGCCGTGGACGCTGCCGTGCGCATGATGACCGGGCAGCATGGCGCCACGCTGGTGCAGGCCGACGCCGCCCGCGACGGCTGGACTGCCTGCCGCGACCAGCTGCTCGATTTCTTTGCCCGGCCACCGCAGCCGGACTGGGGCCTGTGGCGCCTGTCCGTGCCGCAGGTGACACCGGCCTTCGCCCATGTCTGGCCCACGCTGGTCGAATGGCATGGCGGCCAGCGCTGGCTGTGGGCTCCCTGCGACGCACGGCAGGCCACCGCCCTGCACGCCCTGGCCGATTCGGCCGGCGGCCACGCCATGCTGTGGCAGTTGCCGGCAAGCCATGCGGGCAGCGGTGACATCGCCACGGCCAGCCTGCCCCGCCAGGCGCCGCTGCCGGCTACCCTGCAGCGCATCCACCAGGGCCTGAAACAGGCCTTCGATCCGCATGGCGTTTTTGCCGACGGCCAGGCATTCTGA
- a CDS encoding MotA/TolQ/ExbB proton channel family protein, with protein MNLATLWAQSDGLGRGVMLLLLAMSVLSWMVIVYKAWLLGRARRSVEGGLAGYWRAGVAPDAGQAALLQADRLQLLQPLHGAIAQLNAVIEGGAAAAPAGSLDGDAAALAVQPVHPADRQARTGSVRQAHLTRLLRDALQQSTRQLQWGQILLATVGSTAPFVGLLGTVWGIYHALTGLTGGGAISINQVAGPVGEALIMTAFGLMVAIPAVVAYNIFGRLIGSLVERLDGFAHDLLALHGGAQRSS; from the coding sequence ATGAATCTGGCCACCCTCTGGGCGCAGAGCGACGGGCTTGGCCGCGGCGTGATGCTGCTGTTGCTGGCGATGTCGGTGCTGTCCTGGATGGTGATTGTCTACAAGGCCTGGCTGCTGGGGCGAGCACGCCGCAGCGTCGAGGGCGGGCTGGCGGGCTATTGGCGCGCCGGGGTTGCTCCGGATGCGGGGCAGGCTGCCCTGCTGCAGGCGGATCGCCTGCAGCTGCTGCAGCCGCTGCATGGCGCCATTGCGCAATTGAACGCCGTGATCGAGGGGGGCGCTGCAGCAGCGCCTGCTGGCTCGCTGGATGGTGATGCAGCCGCCCTGGCAGTACAGCCGGTGCATCCGGCAGACAGGCAAGCACGCACCGGCTCCGTGCGTCAAGCCCATCTCACCCGCCTGCTGCGCGACGCGCTGCAGCAATCCACTCGGCAGCTGCAATGGGGCCAGATCCTGCTGGCCACGGTCGGCTCCACGGCGCCTTTCGTCGGGCTGCTGGGCACGGTCTGGGGTATCTACCACGCGCTGACCGGCCTGACCGGCGGCGGCGCCATCAGTATCAACCAGGTGGCCGGCCCGGTGGGCGAGGCGCTGATCATGACGGCCTTCGGCCTGATGGTGGCGATTCCGGCCGTGGTAGCCTACAACATCTTCGGGCGCCTGATCGGCTCGCTGGTGGAGCGGCTGGACGGCTTTGCGCACGATCTGCTGGCGCTGCATGGCGGCGCCCAGCGCAGCTCCTGA